A genomic region of Anas platyrhynchos isolate ZD024472 breed Pekin duck chromosome 9, IASCAAS_PekinDuck_T2T, whole genome shotgun sequence contains the following coding sequences:
- the MTERF4 gene encoding transcription termination factor 4, mitochondrial, with protein MAGRLLRAAGGARALLSTSVPGPCPCRGCASEEEAAAAGPEREAEALLLPMGFSQAQARRLRELQPRLGPRRAAAALEQLLLLGLGAEAALGLLERSPELLRAAEGRLKERAEYLRRLGLGGGHLQRAAGRCPQVFTLPRRRMEAAVRVLREKCLFTAEQLTEVLQSCPGVLLEEPGSLQYHFQYAYFRMGVRQKEMVKARLFRTPFAELRTRHIFLERRGLYHTPVKGQTQSNNPKLKEVLHLPEKDFVVNLARATLEEYEVFKKLLAREEEEEMKEEEEEEEEEDEDRDTEYIDGDKGWDDGRRV; from the exons ATGGCGGGGCGGTTGCTGCGTGCGGCCGGCGGGGCCCGGGCCCTGCTCTCCACCTCCGTGCCCGGCCCGTGCCCGTGCCGCGGCTGCGCctcggaggaggaggcggcggcggcggggccggagAGGGAGGCGGaggcgctgctgctgcccatgggctTCAGCCAGGCGCAGGCCCGGCGGCTCCGCGAGCTGCAGCCCCGCTTGGGCCCGcggagggcggcggcggcgctggagcagctgctgctgctggggctgggcgcTGAGGCggcgctggggctgctggagcgGAGCCCGGAGCTGCTGCGGGCGGCCGAGGGGCGGCTGAAGGAGCGCGCCGAGTACCTGAGGCGCCTGGGGCTCGGCGGAG GGCACCTGCAGCGGGCGGCCGGGCGCTGCCCGCAGGTCTTCACCTTGCCCCGGCGGAGGATGGAGGCGGCGGTGCGGGTGCTGCGGGAGAAATGCCTCTTCACGGCCGAGCAGCTGACGgaggtgctgcagagctgccccggggtgctgctggaggagcccgGCAGCCTCCAGTACCACTTCCAG TACGCGTACTTCAGGATGGGCGTCCGCCAGAAGGAGATGGTCAAGGCGCGTCTTTTCCGAACGCCCTTCGCTGAGCTGAGGACCCGGCACATCTTCCTGGAGCGCCGCGGCCTCTACCACACCCCTGTCAAGGGCCAGACCCAAAGCAACAACCCCAAACTGAAGGAGGTCCTTCACCTCCCTGAAAAAGACTTCGTGGTCAACCTGGCCCGCGCCACCCTGGAGGAGTACGAGGTCTTCAAGAAGCTGCTGGCtcgagaggaggaagaggagatgaaggaagaggaagaggaggaagaagaagaggatgaGGACAGGGATACAGAGTATATAGACGGAGATAAGGGCTGGGATGACGGTAGAAGAGTGTGA